The Thermaerobacter subterraneus DSM 13965 sequence TCCACGGGAACGCGGACGGCGCCCAGGTTGAGGGCGTCCCGGGCCGGCAGGACGCCGCCCTGGGCCTGCCAGCCCAGGACCCGCAGGCCATCGGCGTTCACCAGGTACCCCTCGGCATCCAGCCGGAAGTCGCCGGCCCGGGTGTAGGCGTAGCCGCCCGTGGCGTCCTGCAGCACGAAGAACCCGTCGCCCTGGATGGCCATGTCCGTGACCACGCCCGTCACCTGGGGGTTGCCGGCCTGGTGGATCACGTCGATCCCGCCCAGGGCCGTGCCCAGGCCGATCTGGATCGGGTTGGTCCCGCCCCGGGCCGGCCCGGCGGGCGCCGAGGCCCCCCGCAGGGTCTGGTTGAACAGCTCCTTGAAGGTCACGCGGCTCGACTTGTAGCCCACGGTGTTGACGTTGGCGATGTTGTTGCCGATCACATCCATCCGGAGCTGGTGGTTCTGAAGCCCCGAGATGCCGGCATACAGCGAGCGCATCATGGCGCCTCACCCTCCCTCAAGGTCATCCCCCTGCCGTGTCCTTCCCCCGCGCGGCCGGCCCGGACCCGAGGCCGGCGCCGGCTCCCGCCGGGGTCTCCGGCGGCCCCGGGCGGGCCCGTTCCGCACCGCTCTGCCGCCGGCGCCCGCCGCCTCACGCCGTCACCGGGCGCCCTGCCGGCCCGCCCGCGGGCTCCGCCTCACCCGCCAGGCGCAGGTCCAGCACGTCGGCCCAGGCCACGGGCCGGCCGTCGATCATCAGGCCCGGTGCGGCAGGATCCATCCGCACCCCCGTGACCGTGCCGGTCCGGGTCCCCTGGGCGGTGGTGATCTCCACCGTCCGGCCCAGCAGGGGCAGGGCCGAAAGCCCGCTGAGGGCCGCCCGCAGGGCCCGGGTCTCCTCCAGCTGGGTGAGCTGGGCCAGCTGGGCCACAAAGGCGGTGTCCTGCATGGGCTGCAGCGGGTCCTGATAGCGCAGCTGGGCCGCCAGCAACCGGAAGAAGGCGTCGGGGGCCAAGCCGCCCGGACCGCCCGGGCCGGACCGGCCGGCCGCGCCGCCGGTGCTGCCCGGGCCGGAACCCGCCGCCGCCGCTTGTGCCGTGCTGCTGGTAATGGCCATCCCGGCCACCTCCCCACCTCCCCATTTCCTAGATCCGGACGTCCAGCCGCCCGCGGCCCCCTCCCGGCAAGGCCGCCGTGCCCGGGCCGGCAGAAGGAACATCCCCCGGGCCGGGGCCGGGCGCGCTCGGGACCCCGCCTGCGGCCCAGGCCCAGGCCGTGCCCGGGCCACCCTGGCCGCCCGGCCCCTGCTGCCCGGCCTGGCCGGGCGCCCCGCCGGCTGCCAGCCCCACTTCGAGACCCTGAATCTGGTAGCCGCGGGCGGTCAGGGCCTGGCGGAGTTCGTCCAGGTGACGCTGGACCAGGGCCAGGGTGTCGGGGTGGAACACCGTGAGGCGGGCCGCCAGCACGCTGCCGTCCCCCGCGACCTCCACGTGCAGGGGTCCCAGGTGGGCCGGAGCCAGTTCCAGTCGCAACCGGTGCCGGTCGCCTGTCCGGTGCCACTCGAGCCCTTCGATCCAGCGGGCCACCGCCGCCGCCCACCGGCCGGCGTCCACGGGGCCGCCGCCCGCCGCTCCCGGCAGCCGGGCCGCCGCCGGCGAGGCCATCCCCGGGGCCGCGGCAGCCGCCGGTGCCAGGGGTTCTCCTTCACCTCTTATCGGCGGCCCGGCCGCTTGCGCCGCGGCCGGGCCGCCGGGGATGCCGGTCCCCTGGGAGACCGGCACCACGACCCCGGCCGCCCCCGGCAGCAGCGGCCCAGCCTGGCCCGCAGGCAGGCTCGCCATGCCGGCGGCCGCCGCCGCATGGCCGGAGGCCGGCCCAGGCCACCCTGGGCCGTAAGCTTCCGCCCCGGCCCCCGGCCCCGCGGCCGCTGCGCTCGGGACCGGTGCGCCGCCCGCCGCGGCAGCCATCGCACCCGTCATCGCCGGCGAGGTGGCCCCGGCCTTGCCGTCCCCTGCCGCCGGTCCACCGTCCCCGGCCAGGAGCCCGCCACCGGGTTGCCCGGGCCACGAGACCGGGGCCGGCGTCTCCGGCCGGCCGCCACCCGGAACGCCGCCGGGTCCGGCGGCTCCGCCGGCGGCAGCATCCGGACCCGTGGCCGCGTCCGGACCACCCGCCGCCGAAACCGGCATTCCGCTTCCCGGCGGCTCAAGGGACCCCCCTGCCCCAACCATCGCCCCGGTTCCCGACACCGGGCCGGCAGCCGGGGCGGTGGGGCCTGAGGTCGTTCCGGAGCCGGAAGGGGCGGTGGCGGCCGCCCTGGTGGTCCCCGCGACGGGCTGGGCGCGGCGGGTCGAGGGCCCTGCGGATTCCGCCGGGCCGGCCTTGCCCTGGGAGGCGCTGCCGGCCCCGAGGGCAGGAGACGGGCTCCGGCCTACCGCTGTCCCGCCGGCGGCAGTGGGATCCGGTCCCCCTGTCGCCGGGGCGTCACGGCCCGCTCCTTCGGCCCCTCCCGCCCCCGGTGCCCCACCGGGGGCGCCGTTGTGCCCGGCGCCAGGACCGCCGTCCTGCGCCTTCGCGACCCCCAGCCGGCCGCTGCCTTCGCTTTCCATCCCGGCCTCCGGCGCCGTACCGGACCTGGCGGCAGCCTCCCGGGGTTCGAATCCCCCCGCTGCACCCCCCCGCGCCGGTAGCCCTGCCGGCCGCGGCCCGGCAGCTTCACGGGTGCCGGACCACCCTTCCACCGCAACCGCCCCGGTCTCGCGACCCCGGGCACGGGATTCGAGGCCGGCCCCAACCTGGTCGCCGGGGGCCGGCATGAAACCCAGGGGAAACAGGGCCGCGACCAGCCCCATGACCTCTCCGCCGGCGACACGGCGGGCGTCACGGCCGCCGTCCTCTCCAGATCCCGCACTGCCGGAGCCGGCGGGGGCCGTGCCGCCCGCCGGACCAGGGGAACTGGCCCGCCCGGTCCGAGCCTGGTCCAGCAGCTCGGCGAAGACCTCTCCCGGCCGCCGTCCCGCCGCCGGCCCCTGGGGGCCCCCGGCGTCGCGGGTGCCGCCCGGAACCGCCGCCCCCGTTCCCGCGGCGCCGGCGGTCGCAGGCCCCCATCGCACCGGCGCCGCCACCGGCCCATCACCACGGGTCATGGCCCGTCGCCTCCTCCCTCGCCGCCCGGCGACCCGCCACCTCGTCCAGATGGGCCTGCTCCCGCCGCGCCGCCTCCAGGCGCTGCCGCCGCTGGTGGCGGTCGTAGAGCCGCTCGCAGGCCTGTTCCTCCCGCCGGGCCGCGACGGCCGCCTGCTGGCGGGTTTCGGCCTCGCGCCGCAGGACCTGGGCCCGCCCGGCCGCCGCCTGGCAGCGGAGCCCCAGATGCTCCAGTTCCCGCCAGCGGGCCACCATCTCCAAGGCCGGCCGGGCCGGCCCCACGGCCGCCAGCTCGCCCGCCGCCTGCCGCCGCTGGGCCTCCAGCAAGGTCGCTTCCTCTTGCGCCTGCTGGGCGCGGGCCTGCCAGCGACCCCACTCCCCCAGCCGGGCCAGGGCCTCCAGGCGGCGTACGTCCCATACCCGTTGCAAGCGGAACGGCTCCCCGCTTGCCATGGCCATCCCCCCACCCCTGCTGCTGCTCCTGGATCCTCAGGCCCGCTGCTCGCCGGCGGCCTCCCCGCCGGCCACCTCCTGGAGCCGGGCCACCGCCTCGGAAAAGGAAGCCGCCTCGTCGCGCCCCTGGGAGAGAAAGGCCCGGATGGCCGGCATGCGCTCCAGGGCCCGGTCGACGTCGGGGTTGGTGCCCCGCTGGTAGGCGCCGATCTCCACCAGGTCGCGGGCCTCCCGGTAGGCGCCCAGCCACCTCCGCAGCCGCTGGGCCGCCGCCCAGTGGGCCGCATCGACCAGCTCCGGCATCAGGCGGCTGACGCTGGCCAGCACGTCCACCGCGGGGAACTGGCCCTCCTCGGCCAGCTGGCGGGAAAGGACGATGTGGCC is a genomic window containing:
- a CDS encoding flagellar hook capping FlgD N-terminal domain-containing protein, with translation MAITSSTAQAAAAGSGPGSTGGAAGRSGPGGPGGLAPDAFFRLLAAQLRYQDPLQPMQDTAFVAQLAQLTQLEETRALRAALSGLSALPLLGRTVEITTAQGTRTGTVTGVRMDPAAPGLMIDGRPVAWADVLDLRLAGEAEPAGGPAGRPVTA
- a CDS encoding flagellar hook-length control protein FliK: MASLPAGQAGPLLPGAAGVVVPVSQGTGIPGGPAAAQAAGPPIRGEGEPLAPAAAAAPGMASPAAARLPGAAGGGPVDAGRWAAAVARWIEGLEWHRTGDRHRLRLELAPAHLGPLHVEVAGDGSVLAARLTVFHPDTLALVQRHLDELRQALTARGYQIQGLEVGLAAGGAPGQAGQQGPGGQGGPGTAWAWAAGGVPSAPGPGPGDVPSAGPGTAALPGGGRGRLDVRI
- a CDS encoding flagellar export protein FliJ — protein: MAMASGEPFRLQRVWDVRRLEALARLGEWGRWQARAQQAQEEATLLEAQRRQAAGELAAVGPARPALEMVARWRELEHLGLRCQAAAGRAQVLRREAETRQQAAVAARREEQACERLYDRHQRRQRLEAARREQAHLDEVAGRRAAREEATGHDPW